In the Populus nigra chromosome 2, ddPopNigr1.1, whole genome shotgun sequence genome, ttatcAGGGTTTTTATGTCAGAGAAACATCTTAATGTTGGGTTGACACTTGATTTGCAAAtaatatgtcaaaaaaaaataacacgagTCAATATAGGTTAATCCACCTAACTCGTGACCCGAGTAAAAATATCAAGGTAATctcaaaaaaagtaaattataaaaaattataaagtataatttcaaatcaaccaaatattgaagggtTAGAATTTGagaataattcaataaaaaatacaaaaaaaaactcaatttaattagttaaactCACAATCTTGGTAATGAGAaaatccaatataaaaaaataaaataaaaaaaatattatttacttgaATAGTGTTTTCTGACAAGGAAAACGTGAATTCTCCCCCTATATTAGTTGTGGTTAATggaatatatatcaaatattaaagtttaattatgaagtctaatttcaaattaatcaaatattaaagggttaaaaattcaatatatatatatatatatatatcaatttaattagcTAAACTCACAATTCTGGTaataagaaaatctaaaaaaaaattgaaaaaaaaaactaaatttaaaaaaaaattatttacatgaatagtttttttaaataataaaaacgtgAATTCTCCTCCTATATTAGTTGTGGTTAACGGAGTATATACCAAAGAATTCTTAATTATACCAACTGTGTAAGTCGAGAGGTTGTTCTAGCTGGTAATTAAATGAGCTTGCTTCCCGACATGATAATgagaacatgtttttttcattaactaggatttcaaatattatttcataaaacCTTGGTCATGTATTCAATGATCACATGGAaggttgatttaattttaatatgatttgattgAAAAGTAATTCATGTGCTAAATGAATTGTAACTCAGTTACCATTAATATCTCTCCTGCTTTAAAAAATGTAGAATTTAAACCTCTTTTATATTCAAACCCAAGTAAAGTTGCCGTTTGGTCATGACAATATTATCGTGTGTTTTTCCATCAATATACAGAGCTCGTGTCCACTCCTGTCATACTATAGCATCTCCTTCTTTGTCTTGAACGCGGCACGATAACACGTTGCCGACCCcatcatttctttcttgttgCGGTGGTTGCACAAGCGAAACGAAAGGGCAGAGGGAGACCCACCCATCATCTTTTTCTCGTTGTGGTGGTTGCACAAGTAgaaagagagacagagagaagagagagattgtTCAAGAGAGGAGCTTTTCTATGGAGATTTTAAGGTCGAGTGTCATAGTTGCGATGGGGGCGTGCCCCCTGTAGTCTAGTTGCCAACAACAACGTCCATGTGGGACCTAAATCTGATACCCTACTCATGGACCCACTttgaatttccaaaaaaaaatcccggCCCCTTTCCCGATCGAGGTAGGTGGGTCGCTCTTCTCGGACGCACAGTAGACTGAACCCCGCTTGAAGACCATTGCTATAGTCACCATGAAAACAGACATTAATTTTCTCGTGTATCTTTGGCCGTTTATGTCCTGCCGCACATATATAAAGTCCTCCATAGGTACCCATTTTGGTACACCACCATTATTTCAGTTACTCCACCACTATCTCTTTTCCTAAATATAGTTTTCCCTAATCCTCTCTCCCTCGCGAATGACAGAAAACATGAGTATATCTGTTAATGGTCAATCCCAGGTCCCTCCTGGATTTCGATTTCACCCCACAGAAGAAGAGCTTTTGCATTACTACTTGAGGAAGAAGGTCTCGTTTGAGAAGATTGACTTAGACGTGATCCGAGATGTTGATCTTAATAAGCTTGAACCGTGGGATATACAAGGTGCTTCATTATATCTAGTGTGCTTCTATAATATTCCTTGTGATTTCTTTCTAAATCGTGAAAGAACTCTTATAACTTTATCCTCTTCAAGTTCCATGTATATATTCTTACATCCTCTTCAAATTAATGATATTTGATGTGTTCGGAAGTGATAATGTGGATTCGATCGGTTTCTTGCAGAGAGATGCAAAATAGGAACCACCCCACAAAATGATTGGTACTTCTTTAGCCACAAGGACAAGAAATATCCAACTGGTACGCGCACCAATCGGGCAACTGCTGCTGGGTTTTGGAAGGCTACTGGCCGTGACAAGGTGATATACAGCACTGGCAAGCGGATTGGAATGAGAAAGACTCTTGTCTTCTACAAAGGCCGAGCCCCACATGGACAAAAATCCGATTGGATTATGCATGAATATAGGCTGGACGATAGCACCAGTGATACCAATGTAAGCAGGTTTAACCTTGATATCTAGTAATACTGGTTTTGTAGTCAAGTTGTTATTAGCGAGTTATTGATCAtgtttgcattatatttgtgatcataatttttcttttatgtctaGGTCTCCAATGTTATGGAAGAGGAGGCGGCACAGGAAGAGGGATGGGTGGTTTGCCGTATCTTCAAGAAGAAAAACCTCAACAAAACCCTGGACAAACCTTTTAGTTCATCACCCATCAGTGCAGATACAAGGAACCAGATGTTAAGTTCTTGCGATGAAGGCACTATAGATCAGACATTTCATTATATGGGAAGGACTTGCAAAGAAGAAAATGTAGCAGACAATAGTGCTACTGCTAGATATCTCAGGCCTGCTGACACAGCAATCAACTATGTCCACCATGATGGATTCATGAAGCTTCCAAGCCTAGAGAGTCCAAACTCTATCAGTAGCCAAAATTGCTACCAACCCATGATCACAGACAATGAAGGTTCAATAACTAACCAGATGGGTTACCCCTTGGACTCTGGCCTTGACAACTGGGCAACCCTTGATCGTCTATTTGCTTATCAGCTTAATGGCCAGACTGAAACCTCTAGGCAATTACCCTGCATTGACCCAACCATGACTTATTGCACCCCTACTGATCTTCATCATGATCTCCGATTGCCAACCTTACGATCATCATTTCCGTTACCATCAAACAGATCTTATCATGGAACTCAAGATTATAACAACGAGATAGACCTCTGGAATTTTACCACTAGATCTTCCCCCGACACACTATGCCAGTTGTCAAACACAGGTGCATAACAGAATTACCCTACAAATAATCATTCTATAGTCCTTAAAGTCAGTATAGTTTTATGATGACAGCAGTTTTATATGTGTGGTAATAATGCAAGTAATGTAAAGCATGTAGTaacattaagaaataaataaaagtgaagggTTCTTAGATGCGATGACACTGTCAACCCATTATCTTTACTTATCAAGGTGtctaccatttttttaatttgtttttctacaaACCTAGCTAGCCAACTGTGACTGTGGTATGATAATACCTTTCTAACTGCATTAATAATTCTACCTTTTTATTCTTCTCTAACATGATCAAGATTTTatcccaaaaagaaaaaacgaatGATCAAGATGGTCATGTGGGTAATTATTTTTGAGTTGAGTCACATGCTTTGTCGGTTTGTTTGAGGTGCAGCTTAAGGGCTTATTTGGTCCATgtaatatcatgaaaaaaaaggtgGTAGGACCTAGCCGTTTCGCTAACTAAGGGCTACCCTGATTGATTTTGGAGAGATTCTTTCTAATCGCTGCTTTTAAAGGCAATCCATCAAGTCAAAGAAAcgtgatttttttatctgtatCTCTTGAACAGGAGAGAAAAGTGCAAGTATTAGCGtgttacccccccccccccccccagtaTGGCACAGATAGCAAAGATCATGGAGAGATAGGTTTGTATGAATAGTAATAGATGTAAACCATATAGCACCatcttttgtatttatatatatttgaggttgtgcacaataataataataataataataataataataataatgaaatgcaCTACACATTATAACAAAGCTATATAaggtatataaatatataaggtAGTTTCTATAAGAGATTCTCTTTccataatatgttttttcaaattaaaagtgAAGACTCTACTCGAAGCTTGGACCGAATATGAGCAAATGAAGCATGAGGTAGAGGTTTAGTAAAAACATCATCTAGTTGGTCTTTGGAAGAGATGAAATGAACTTGAATTTCCAGCTTGGCAACTctattgtaaataaaataataatcaacttcaatatttttagtACGAGAATGAAAAATTGAGTTGACAGATAAAAAAGTAGCCCCTAAATTATCACATAACAATATAGTCAGAGACAAAGAGAGAAGTTGAAGTTATGATAGTTAAGAGCAAaatccatataattttttttttaataaaagttgaattgttaaaaaaatatcccaATGAGAACAAGTGATCAAATACACTAGGCACGTGATTCTAAGGCATGCCACTAACCATAGAAGCTCACATCCTTTTTTCTAGCAAAGTAGTAGCTACATACTTTTTCCTTTTAGAATTCGACAATAACCACCTTCGCATGTACAATCTCGCATTTCTTTATTACCTTCCTCTTTTCCTGGATCAAAGTAATTTCTGGCCTCATTATATCTTCAGGCACTATTTtcctttcattaatttattgcaAATGGACAAAACTGAAATTGTTTATTGATAGGTATAGGCTTTACATCACCAAGCACGAGCCATTCATGGGTAATGGATTCAGGACAAGCCATCTTAAAACTCATTTTACTTAGGTAGAGGCTTGGACTTGGGCTTTAGGGTCCCGCCATTCAATGCATATCACCTAGGTACTCCAAGTATGATCTCTATAAGTTCAAAGACAACATCTAGTAGTTGAATTCATAAGGGTaactatcattatcatcattactCCTTGTTAAAGTCTTTCTCAGATAGTCTTGAACCAAAAAAGGTTCTAAAAAGTGAAATTCATGGTTATACAAACCTTTAAGGAAGAGTAGAAACCCACTAAGTGGGGGGGGAGAGGGGGTTCTCCATTGTTTAAACAAGTATTAGACACTTATCTCTTTAAAGACTTTATCGTCATAAGAATAAACTTGGCTTATAAATCTATAAGAACATGTGAAAATTGTATGCGGTCACTTGGAGTTAATATACAAGGGACTTGTGTAAGATCTTATTAATCATGTTCTGTAAGCTCACCTAGGCATGATACCATAACCTAGAGCTTGACTCCATTATTGATTTCAATGATCTTTATGCAAATCTTGTTTCTTATTTTAGCATAAATATCTCTACCAAGAAGAGTTTTACTGATGTCTTTTTtatcacccattagaatgatgAAAGCACTAAAGCATACTTACAGAGGTTTAACAAATAGATGCTTCTACTAAAAGGATTGCTTACCCAAATTTACATAGAGGCCTTCCATACTTTATAGAAATAACTTTATGCTTTTCTAGATTGAACTCTTTTTAAGGTTAAGCTAGTCATGAAAAATCACATTCACTTAGAGAAGACAAGTGTGTTTAGCTAGGATTACCCTAAGATCTAAaagcataagaaaaaataagaattctCCAAGTGCAAGCATGGCCAGTCTTTTATTAGACCTCAAAGACCTAAAAAGATCCTAAAATGGTCACTCTATagttttcttgtctttttaaaaCGCATTACCACATTTTTTTACCACTATTAAAACCATGGTATTTGTGATCAATTGGAAAGAATTTATGTGGTATTCTAATTTTAGAAAAGGCGACACATAAATATGAAACCCCAACAAATACTACTTGTTTCAAAAAGTCAAAGAAAAGACATCAAGGATAGTTATGCCcttagaaaaaagataaagaaactaATCATTGAGGGTTATCTCTAACAATTCGTGAAAAAAATGGCTCTTAACAAGAGGGGAAAGTCAAGTGCAACCCATGaggcatttttttaaaattaatagaattATAAAAGGTCTCTCAATAAGTGAAGACTCCAACAGGGAAAGGAAAACATATGGGAAGCATGTATTTATCGCCTTGAATTTTTGAAACACATGGCATGAATCAATAATCTTTAGTCTCGTGGATGAAGAGGGTGTAGCCTTTTCCTATAAGGATGTATTGGTAATCATCACCATCCTTTCTAGCCACGAGGTATATAAAATCTTTGTGGATGATAAGGGTGTAGTAAAAATCCTCTCCTATGAGGTTTTCACACATGAGAATTGATTCCTTTAGAATGACTCCGGTCAGAACTCCATTaaataggataaaaaataatggtaTATTGGCAAAAGATGTTGTCAAACTACCAATCATCATTGGCACCTATCTCAAGTCACACACAATAGACTttcataatgataaaaatagattatgcaaacttagaaaaaattataagtaacAAGAAAAATGACTTCATTCATATATAAATAGCACCACCTTAGATAGGCCCATCTAGGCTAATATTAAAGGGCACCTCCTtgtaataaaagttttaaactttaaaaatttatccaaGTATAGGTTCCCTCTACACACTTACCATAAGCCACTTAATATCATcaaatataggttttttttttaatctctattcAGGTTTAAACCACTTTTAAAACCTAAGGATTTTTCTAAATGTAAGGACTTTAGATCCCATGTTAAAATACGCATAAACGATTTGGACCCTGAATTTAAAATGTTATGACACTTATAAGAGTTTTCCATCTTAAacataaatttcattaaaaaaataaacttaagtCATAAATCCCAATTCGATCAAATATTCAACATAGGCATAAGACAAACCCCACAAGACCGAGGAACCCTACTAGAAAATTGCAGATTATCGATGGAATATTATATCAGTCTTTAAACATTAAttccatcaaaaaaaaaattactaatggAAAAACAGATAAAAACATCTCATCAGAAAACATATCATCAATGATTTCCATTTAATCGATCATTCTATCGGTAATATAATCAATGATGGATTTATCGATGAGATTATCAcaccaaacaaaaaacatttccGACATTAATTCTCTCAGTAAATCCATTAGTGATTATGGCATATTACTGACAAAATAAACCATTGGTAAATCCATCGATGATTATATGCATATTATCAACGAAATTAATCTGTCAAAAATTGCATCTAACAGTGGCaagtcatgtaatttttttcaattctccgAGGGACTTAGTTCGTTGGTAATTccattggttttttaaatttcattggtaattttgttgatattatatgtaattattttaaaaataaaaaagaacaatacaattaaaacaaaattaaattaaaaaaagagcaaatttgtattattaatttaaaaaatattttaaatacaatttatttatgtaGTGGACAGAAACTGAAGAAGGAGACGAAGGCGGATCTTCTTCGAAATCAGGAGGATGTCCAGGGGGAGTATAGGTACCAATGAGAGTTGTTAATAGCTGCTCAATGACATTTAATTTATCCCCTAGTTGGGCAGTCTCCGCCCAACTCACCATTAAGTTTAGTTGTCTCAGCTTGAACTTGTTCTCGTATAATCACCTGGACGGCCAGTGATTACTAGCtcaaaaatgtatcaaaatgattttgattatgattgtttttcaaagtgttttttgcttgaaaatcatcaaaataatatattttttttattttaaaaaaattaattttaatatcaacaaattaaaacaatttaaaaacataaaaaataatttaaaattaaaaaattaaaatttttataaaacattgttTGGATCGTGTTCGGAAACAACACCTTACTCCAGGAGCCTCATCATCCTCCTTGTCAAAAACTCACCTTGATCAACTAAAATAGACTTAGAAgggttatatttatatttatacgATGAAGGTTAAAATTGATCCATTctccaaacaaaaaacaaaaaacagtgtTCCTATGATTTTCGCTTTCCTTCTCTAGTTCTCCAACCAGCTCCCTCGCTCCCTGTGAGCAAAGATGACTTATTTGAACATTTGGCTTTTTATATAGAAGGATTGAAATTAACATTCttaaattaaaggtttaataaACGATGTCATTTCCATGCACTTTCTGTGCATAAACAGTAAAAAACctctttaattttagttttttacaaCTATACATACTACTTGATATATATCCCATGTCAGCAGCAATGCAGCTGTTGCTGACAATTAACCAGGTGTGAATTCGGATACTGAGAGTTGACGATAATGCTTCCCTGATATCATATTAAAGTAAAACAAGAATGGTACCAAGGGAAGACAGACCGGAGAAACACTCCTTCGTGTCATGTAGCACGATAATCAGCCGGCTCTTGATCAACGGAGTAATTGAGTATCTTTTTCGTGACAAGAGTATAAAATGATAAGTTAAAGGTGGGCCCATTTTGACATACCAATTCGTGAAATCTGCACTGTTGAGTATTGATTTACACCATCAAGCTCTTTTAGCCCAATCTCTTTTTCTTGTAATTCTCTTTACATTAATGAAATCTCAACCCTttcactaaaataataataataattaattaattttttttttaaaaaaaaccttaactagttatatcctaaaattttttttctaaaaattactagttcaaatatcataaatatcaaaatcactaaaaatttaTCTAATCATTAAATTCGTAGCCTCAAAAAATtagtcataaaaaatatattaataattaattagtctaCGGACACCAAGCTCACTCCTAGCtttaagagggaaaaaaaatacgtGTTGTAACATCTCGTTTCTGCCATGAGGAGATGCCTGCCGATGCTCCGACGACGAGAAGAGAGGCAACAAAATCAACATATACTCCGAGTAGCAGCTGCTTGATGTTCGTGCGGAGAGATGATCAGATGGGTATCTATCTTCCCTGCTAACTTTAGCGAGAAGAGCTCTCACCAAAAACAAGAAGCCAACACATCTAGACGCGTAAGACATGATCTCATTGCTGAAGGTTAATTATAATCATACACTTGCGCTCGATTTTCTTTCgtctttttattctttacagAAGTCAACCCCGGATTATAATTGATAAGCTTGTTTTCGGATCTGTCTACtcgagagggaaaaaaaagaggaacctAAGCAATAACCTTTTTACATGCGATCATGCATCAATCTATTTCCACGCCATGGGAAACATGACCTCTCGTATAAAGAATGTGAAACCGAATTCCGATTAGGATATGCCGACAAATGCAAGTCAGAATTGCATCAGGTGACTGTGGTCTCTAGGCAAAATATTGGGCGTTAGCTACGACTTAGTGGAGCTTCCATTTCTATGATTCGTCGTTATTTTCCCCAAGTTAcagaatatatatatcctaCTGCATATATCGGGCCAAAGAGACTGTACAGTTTACAGGGAGAGCTCAACATTAGTGACTGATTAATCAAGTTAGGTGGGTGGGGTCGGAGAGTGTGGGCAAGGGGTTACATCTTGATCGAAATTGGGGTATATACAATAATTCTAATTTGTAGATGAATTGAAAGTGAAGCTCATCACATctctttcttgaaaaccaaggCCAGAGAATCAAATCTGGAAGGGTATTTGATGCGATTCAATGGTAGGGAAGACCAATCcctttctttaataaaatattttaggggTCTATGATAGGACATTTATGCTCTTTTCGCTAGCCTCCACCCATCAAGAGAATAAAAGCCTTTTCAAAAATCTATTATGTAGTGTTTCATTGCAGCTTTGAAATAACACACtcgaaacaacaacaaaaacatgtCTCctgatatttatttcaaaactattcaagaaatgaatttattttatatttacattcttaaccaaactcgtttatatcttttctatatttattattttcctgTGATATTAAATCAAACACAACCTTAATTATTTGCTAGAGAGATTCTTTTGGAAATTTATTAGTTCATGATTGATATATCACtcatttttcatataatatattcTCTCGTttcttatcaaaaaaaataatatgtatcaCTCATAAATCTGCTCCTAATTTATTgagaaaacaatgataaaattacgagtatatatatttcaaattaatccatgatatttatttaaaaaacatataagttaaatttggatttttttcaaccttgtcctttttttaattttatttttttcaaccttgtcctttaatatttgacttGCTAGAAGTagaaatttggattttttttattttttaatcaatatgaTTATCAtgttatcatttaatttctattttgttatcaaataggAATAGGAAGACCTCTTAAGAATATCAAGAGGATCTATTTTCATGATATtgaaaagtatttattttttatttaattttttttgtttagtttggtttatttattgttgttgttttttaatcatattattttattaaatctaatcaaGTCAATGATCtaatctaattattattattattatttgccttTTTAAAACGTTAATGttgtctaaatttttttttatgttaaaaaaagttgGTGTGGACCGCAATACTGTGCTTGTATATTTCTGaatcacttaattaattaaatttatgcgTTTACTGCCGACTTCAAGCTTCTAATTCTTATACAAGTCAGGTGAGtgaatgataatgttttttttttttttcctccaggATAATCATACAAATCCCATTGAAAAATCTAGAAATTTTACTGTTTGGCAGATGGAAATCCTCTCtaatttcaatctttaattaATGCTTTTACAAAAACAACCTTGAAAATGTTACGCAGCTAACTGCTAATTTCCCAAAGCCTGTGCTGCGATTTCACCAAACTTCAAGATAGTCTTGACATATATTGTAATTGATGATGTGATGTcattgataatattattaattatcattatcaatacaataaaaaatttaaaattagatctatgtatttttatattaaccttttaatttaatttttagttggaatcaatatatttattattatttctttatgttgaatttgttttatcatGCAACGGCGTAGCGCAAGCAACATGCTAGTatttaagccaaaaaaaaatgaaaaatactgaGACGTTGCAcatcaattatataatttttattttttttaatttaatgtgggtgtctggGCTAGTTTGCGCGCACCTTGACTAATCCCacaggtcctgaagttaacgaccatgtaaacctccagtgaccatcatatgagcaaccacaggtctcgaacctgagaccacaaagaaagcaaacctcttggtctcaAGTTCTTACCATCGGGCTACTACTTAGATGGttatataatttctatttttattgttagttTAGGTAGTTTTCCTAGTGGGTTAATGAtgactggattttttttatattttttttaattcaaattttaatattatacgGGGAATCGGGGATACCAACTCATATCTTGGTTTCCAATGACTTACAATCTAAAACGCGTGATTATTTCACTGTGGAGCCGGTACTTTGTATCTTCTTACAATTTACCGTAGATGTcattgtgtattttttaaaaaattattttgatcctcaaaattatattttgtgtgATTTCATCATAATTCAAGGCCAATTGTTGTTGATTTCTTAGTCaaaagtgaaattaaaagaagaaccACAATGAAAAGGACACCAAACATGGAAGGGATGGTACAAGTTTTGGAAAAGATACACTTCAGTGtttaaactttaataattacgcaataccttaatatttttcaattcaattttgatacaaaaatttatttttgttattttttagtttttggttgaAAGAGGAAAGAGAGGGGTCACTAGATTTCAgtgtttgagagagaaaaatatcattgacaccAATTTAAACTATCAAAAGGGTCGATATTTGTGTCAAATAGTTCTATTTGATGAGGAGAGTtcatattaagtgttttttttatctttaaatttcattaaaaaaacaaatctgagcacaatttgattttttatttcagattgATTTCAGTTTTGTGAACG is a window encoding:
- the LOC133682124 gene encoding NAC domain-containing protein 43-like; the encoded protein is MTENMSISVNGQSQVPPGFRFHPTEEELLHYYLRKKVSFEKIDLDVIRDVDLNKLEPWDIQERCKIGTTPQNDWYFFSHKDKKYPTGTRTNRATAAGFWKATGRDKVIYSTGKRIGMRKTLVFYKGRAPHGQKSDWIMHEYRLDDSTSDTNVSNVMEEEAAQEEGWVVCRIFKKKNLNKTLDKPFSSSPISADTRNQMLSSCDEGTIDQTFHYMGRTCKEENVADNSATARYLRPADTAINYVHHDGFMKLPSLESPNSISSQNCYQPMITDNEGSITNQMGYPLDSGLDNWATLDRLFAYQLNGQTETSRQLPCIDPTMTYCTPTDLHHDLRLPTLRSSFPLPSNRSYHGTQDYNNEIDLWNFTTRSSPDTLCQLSNTGA